A single region of the Anomaloglossus baeobatrachus isolate aAnoBae1 chromosome 2, aAnoBae1.hap1, whole genome shotgun sequence genome encodes:
- the LOC142287182 gene encoding protein kinase C-like 1B encodes MKKKKKEKDGIIIKASKRPGSPIPESIMKKKKKEKDGIIIKASKRPGSPIPESIMKKKKMEKAMGDKAVDGPSVYPNTDTEQLSGITPAESPIIVTGVESFTFHKILGEGSYGKVMLATHQACQKQLAVKMVKKRLLVKDSRDNVLIERQVLEMIRKSPFISRAFATFQSQVTVIVTVIVFVKRM; translated from the exons atgaaaaagaaaaaaaaggaaaaagatggcatcattatcaaagcttcaaaaagacctggaagcccgataccagagagtatcatgaaaaagaaaaaaaaggaaaaagatggcatcattatcaaagcttcaaaaagacctggaagcccgataccagagagtatcatgaaaaagaaaaaaatggaaaaagcgatgggggacaaagctgTGGATGGACCCAGTGTTTACCCCAATACTGACACTGAGCAGCTCTCAG GTATAACACCAGCTGAATCTCCCATCATTGTGACGGGAGtggagagcttcaccttccataaaatccTTGGAGAGGGCTCATATGGTAAA GTCATGTTGGCCACACATCAGGCCTGCCAAAAACAACTGGCAGTGAAGATGGTGAAGAAGAGGCTCCTAGTCAAGGACTCAAGAGACAATGTCCTGATAGAGCGACAAGTCCTGGAGATGATTAGGAAGAGTCCATTCATTTCTCGGGCTTTTgccaccttccagtcccag GTCACAGTCATAGTCACAGTCATAGTATTTGTTAAAAGAATGTGA
- the LOC142284257 gene encoding protein kinase C theta type-like, translating into MEYLSGGDLRGFMTTYAPIPIPAIRFIAAELICGLQFLHSRGIIHRDIKSDNILLDNNGHLKIADFGLAVMNIFGNAKTTGWAGTLEYMAPEILLEKPYNTVVDWFSAGVVIYEMATGRYPFSEDEIEENIEKALINDDPAFPKELDPQVKAVIKGLLDKSPKSRQKFVDNIKDHPFFTEINWTEIEGGKASPPFHLPPPPVMTSDAMKDVLSFSEATKPRMAKKNQNLFCGFTFADDGWKVVKQMQKAKTPNRRPKTPHHRSPTTESGGG; encoded by the exons ATGGAATATCTCAGTGGAGGAGACCTTAGAGGCTTCATGACAACTTATGCCCCTATTCCCATTCCAGCCATCAG atttattgcagctgagctgatctgtgggctgcagtttctccacagCAGAGGCATTATACACAG AGATATAAAATCAGACAACATCTTACTGGACAACAATGGTCACTTGAAGATTGCTGATTTTGGTCTTGCCGTGATGAACATCTTTGGCAATGCAAAAACGACAGGATGGGCCGGGACGCTTGAATATatggctcctgag ATTCTTTTAGAGAAGCCATACAACACAGTagtggactggttctctgctggtgtTGTGATATATGAGATGGCTACTGGCAGATATCCATTCAGTGAAGATGAAATTGAGGAGAACATCGAGAAGGCACTGATCAATGATGATCCTGCCTTCCCAAAAGAACTGGACCCCCAAGTCAAAGCCGTCATAAAGGGG CTCTTGGATAAGTCACCAAAGAGTCGGCAGAAATTCGTGGACAACATTAAAGATCATCCATTCTTTACGGAGATCAACTGGACAGAAATAGAGGGCGGCAAAGCATCTCCACCATTCCACCTACCACCT ccaccagtgatgacatcAGATGCAATGAAAGATGTCCTTTCTTTCTCCGAAGCCACTAAACCACGAATggctaaaaaaaatcaaaatctttTCTGTGGATTCACATTTGCTGATGATGGATGGAAGGTTGTAAAGCAGATGCAGAAAGCTAAAACACCTAATCGAAGACCTAAAACACCCCATCACAG GTCGCCTACCACAGAATCTGGAGGAGGATAA